In Kangiella profundi, one DNA window encodes the following:
- a CDS encoding rod shape-determining protein, which yields MFNKLRGLFSTDLSIDLGTANTLIYVRDQGIVLNEPSVVAIRQERAGGAKSIAAVGEAAKRMLGRTPGNIVAIRPLKDGVIADFEVTEKMLQHFIRKVHDNTFFRPSPRVLICVPCGSTQVERRAIKESALGAGARDVFLIEEPVAAAVGAGLPVGEARGSMVVDIGGGTTEIAILSLNGVVYSDSVRIGGDRFDEAIIEYIRRNYGTIIGEATAERIKHEIGTAYPGTEVRELDVRGRNLAEGIPRSFTINSNEVLEALQNPLHGIVRAVKTVLEQSPPELAADISERGMVLTGGGALIRDIDRLLMEETGLPVIVAEDPLTCVARGGGKVLETIDEHGGDLFSYD from the coding sequence ATGTTTAATAAATTACGTGGTTTATTTTCAACCGACCTGTCGATTGATTTGGGGACTGCCAACACTTTGATTTATGTGCGTGACCAGGGCATCGTATTGAATGAGCCATCGGTTGTTGCTATTCGTCAGGAACGTGCTGGCGGAGCAAAATCAATAGCAGCGGTGGGTGAAGCGGCAAAGCGCATGTTAGGTCGTACTCCGGGCAACATTGTTGCTATCCGTCCTTTGAAAGATGGTGTGATTGCAGACTTTGAAGTGACTGAAAAAATGCTTCAACACTTTATCCGTAAAGTTCATGATAACACCTTCTTCCGTCCAAGCCCTCGAGTTCTTATCTGTGTACCTTGCGGCTCTACTCAAGTTGAGCGTCGTGCAATTAAAGAATCTGCTCTTGGAGCTGGTGCTCGTGACGTATTCCTGATTGAAGAGCCGGTAGCTGCAGCCGTAGGTGCTGGTTTGCCAGTGGGCGAAGCGCGCGGTTCAATGGTCGTCGATATCGGCGGTGGTACAACTGAAATCGCAATCCTGTCTTTGAATGGCGTGGTTTATTCGGATTCGGTGCGTATTGGTGGTGACCGCTTTGATGAAGCCATCATCGAATATATTCGCCGCAACTACGGCACTATCATTGGTGAAGCAACCGCTGAGCGCATCAAGCACGAAATCGGAACCGCTTATCCTGGCACCGAAGTTCGTGAGCTTGATGTACGTGGCCGTAACCTGGCTGAAGGTATCCCAAGAAGTTTTACCATTAACAGTAACGAAGTTCTGGAAGCATTACAGAATCCGTTGCATGGTATTGTTCGTGCCGTGAAAACAGTGCTGGAACAATCTCCTCCTGAACTGGCTGCTGATATTTCTGAACGTGGTATGGTATTAACAGGCGGTGGCGCTTTAATTCGCGATATTGACCGCTTATTGATGGAAGAGACTGGCCTGCCAGTGATTGTTGCTGAAGATCCACTAACCTGTGTTGCACGTGGTGGTGGCAAGGTTCTTGAAACAATCGATGAACATGGCGGCGATTTATTCTCATACGATTGA